A stretch of Aspergillus nidulans FGSC A4 chromosome VI DNA encodes these proteins:
- a CDS encoding Rho family GTPase rho4 (transcript_id=CADANIAT00010429), which produces MSGSMYDDQYYATSRRHSLVTPPPSVAPRQNRMRSQSVRVSNGTVSTDNSMSSGRVSEATNITQPPAYSKKFVVVGDGGCGKTCLLISYSQGYFPEKYVPTVFENYITQTLHRRSGKTVELALWDTAGQEEYDRLRPLSYPETDLLFVCFAIDCPASLENVMDKWYPEVLHFCPTTPIILVGLKSDLRNKRTCIELLKTQGLTPVTPEQGQAVAGRMNASYVECSSKEMRGVDSVFQLAVDTVVSLEEQNWDTRLPSSSGKPGGKPIGGKKIKKRSCKIL; this is translated from the exons ATGTCTGGCTCAATGTACGATGACCAATATTATGCGACGTCGCGCCGCCATTCTCTCGTCACTCCTCCGCCGTCAGTGGCTCCGCGGCAGAACCGAATGCGCAGCCAGAGTGTTAGAGTGAGCAACGGCACAGTCAGTACAGATAACAGCATGTCCAGTGGGAGGGTATCGGAAGCGACAAATATCACCCAGCCGCCAGCCTATTCCAAGAAGTTCGTGGTGGTGGGAGACGGAGGTTGTGGGAAGACCTGTCTGTTGATTAGTTATTCGCAGGGTTACTTTCCAGAA AAATATGTCCCGACGGTATTTGAAAACTATATCACACAAACGCTTCATAGAAGGTCTGGGAAAACTGTGGAGTTGGCGCTCTGGGATACTGCTGGCCAGGAGGAATACGACCGATTGCGCCCTCTCTCATATCCCGAGACCGACCTTCTctttgtttgttttgctaTTGATTGTCCTGCATCTCTTGAGAACGTTATGGATAAG TGGTATCCCGAGGTGTTGCATTTCTGCCCTACGACCCCAATTATCCTCGTTGGGCTGAAATCAGACCTGCGCAACAAGCGAACGTGTATCGAGCTCCTAAAGACACAAGGCTTGACGCCCGTCACGCCGGAGCAAGGTCAGGCGGTGGCCGGCCGGATGAATGCATCGTATGTAGAGTGCAGCAGTAAGGAGATGCGAGGTGTCGACTCTGTTTTTCAACTGGCAGTGGACACTGTCGTGTCCCTCGAGGAGCAAAACTGGGACACTCGCCTACCGTCATCCTCCGGAAAACCTGGTGGCAAGCCCATCGGTGgtaagaagatcaagaagcgcAGCTGCAAGATTCTGTGA
- a CDS encoding uncharacterized protein (transcript_id=CADANIAT00010431), with the protein MRDMPSKFVEILDFKDAYPRISDSDVRLEDVLADHEAIVSRPVSSTHTSKVSLDRERVDRACPSSPTSPTSPSQRWKRLSQILAVARRPD; encoded by the coding sequence ATGCGCGACATGCCCTCAAAATTCGTCGAAatcctcgacttcaaagATGCGTACCCTCGCATCTCCGACTCAGACGTGCGCCTCGAAGATGTCTTGGCCGACCACGAGGCCATCGTCAGCCGACCGGTCTCCTCAACACATACCTCCAAGGTCAGCCTCGACCGCGAACGGGTGGACCGTGCATGCCCAAGTTCTCCCACCTCGCCTACATCGCCGTCGCAGCGCTGGAAGCGGCTGAGCCAGATCCTCGCCGTCGCGCGGCGGCCAGACTGA
- a CDS encoding DASH complex subunit DAD1 (transcript_id=CADANIAT00010430): protein MSTPSSKTRAPRTVFEEQREELVREIANGMEEVLANINRLSRNLDSVIAVGNEFGSVEALWSQFETFMGRSQEEVEGNLRQKEEQDEGQSELHQ from the exons ATGTCAACGCCAAGTAGCAAAACGAGAGCCCCGCGCACTGTCTTCGAAGAGCAGCGCGAGGAGCTGGTCAGGGAGATTGCGAAT GGCATGGAAGAAGTCCTAGCAAACATCAACCGGCTGAGTCGGAACCTGGACAGCGTCATTGCG GTCGGTAACGAATTCGGGTCTGTCGAGGCGCTCTGGTCACAGTTTGAGACTTTCATGGGCCGATCACAGGAGGAAGTCGAAGGGAATCTTCGacagaaggaagagcaggatgaggGTCAGAGCGAATTGCATCAGTAA